A segment of the Frankineae bacterium MT45 genome:
CTGCTGAGTTGGGCGATCTTCACTGCTTATATGACGATCGCCAGCCTGCGCACCAGCGCCGCGGTCGCCGCGGTCTTCATCGCCCTGACGGTGACGTTCGTGCTCTTGACGATCGGCGCCTTCGGCAACCACGAGAGCATGACGAAGGCCGGCGGCTGGGCCGGGCTCGTCACCGCTGCGCTGGCCTGGTACGCATCCTTCGCGATCGTCACCAACTCCACCTTCAAGCGCACGATTCTGCCTACATTTCCGCTGACGTAGCGGTGGTTACTGTCCGTCAGGACAATCACAGCTAAGAACCGTAAAATCAGCTCGTATGACGACCCTGCGCCGTTGGCGGCACCGTGTTGTACGGGCATATCAACTCGCCTGCGCCCGTCAAGATGCGCGCAGCCGCAACATCATCACGCCGCTGGGCGTCTGGGCCTGCGAGCACTGCCCGCAGGTCAGCCTGACGCAGTTCGCCTTCCGCACACACCTGGCGAATCTGCACGCCGCGTAACCGACGGCAGCAGTGAGCGGTGCGTGATCAAAACGCAGCCAGACAATGACACTCCGTAGACACGATAGAACGGCCGGTGTAGCGTCCGAGAGGATCGAGACCTAACCGAATCTGTCATTGCGAGGGTCGATGGCCCGCAAAACAAAGGATTTCACTGGCTCCGGTCGCCGTACGACGATTAGGCGACGTCTCCTCAGCTCCCTGGCGGTTACCGCACTCATCGGCACGATGTGTGTCTTCGCGACGCCTCCGTCCGGTGCGACACCAGGTACACCGGGCGTTCCGCAGAGCGCCACAGACGTCTTCAAGGAGACGTTCGAGAACCAGAACGCGACCGCCACTGGCATCAAACTGGGCAGCTATACCGGTGGCGCGGCGGCGAATACCTCGACTTATGTGGCCAGTCCGAAGTGGCTGCCGGCCGCTGGGCAGTGCAACGGTTGGGTTCTCAATGCGGGTACGCCGTTGAACAATGCGGTGAAGAATGCCGATGCCGGCTGCGACACCCAGGCCTGGACGACGTTGCAGTCGATGGGCACGGCTATCGGCCTCTTCAAGGGACTCCCGCCGGCAACCGCCCGAACAAACCAGATCCTCTCCGAGTTCACCAACGGCAACCCGGCCGTTCAGGTCGGCCCCGGAGTTGAATTCCAGACGGCCAAGCCGATCACCACCGGCATCGTGCCCGGGCACTTCTACCTGGCCAGCGCGGTCTATGCGGCGGCGAACTGCGCCTCGGAGAAGCCCTCGGCCGGACGTGGCGATCCGTCCCTGTCGTTCAACATCATCGACAACCAGACCGGCAGCGGCCCCGCTCCCGGAACCGGCGCCGGCACGATCGTCAACCTGGCCACCGGCCTGAATCCCTGTACCGACGCCAAGGCATCCGTCATCAACGCCGGCGCGTACACCTACCACGTCGCCGCCCTGCAGTCGGCGGCTTTCCGGGCCTCGGCCAGCACCACCTCCCTGGGCCTGCAGCTCTACAACGCCAGCGGCGCCGCGCTCGGCAACGACAGCGGCTTCGATGATCCGTCGCTCATCGACGCAACCCCCCAGCTGGATAAGGTCTTCAGCCCGTCGACGGCAAAGGTCGGGCAGACCTCGACGCTGACCCTGACGATCACCAACACCGACGATCTGCAGGCGAAGAACGGGTGGACCTGGACCGACAACCTTCCGGCCGGGCTGACCATCTCAGGAACGGCGACGACCAACTGCCCCGCCGGTGCGCTCACGCAGACCGCGTCAACGGTGACGGCCACCGGTAACCTCTCGGCCGGCCTACCCTCCTGCACGGTCAGTGTCCCGGTAACCTCGGCGACCCCCGGCTCCTTCACCAATGACGCCACCAACATCACCGCATCATCCGGTGTCCTGCCGCCGGGTTCGACCACGGTCGTCTTCACCGACGCCGATACCCCCAGCATTTCATTGGTGAAGACCAGCGACGTGATCGGTCCCGCGCAGTACGCCCTGGGCCGCCTGGTCACCTACTCCTACAAGGTGACGAACACCGGCAACGTCCCACTGAGCAACGTCATCGTCACTGAGGACGCCTTCAGTGGCAGTGGCACGCCCTCGCCCATCGCCTGCCCGGCCACCGCTCTCGCCCCGGGGGCGAACACCACCTGCACGTCCACGTACACCATCACCCAGCCCGACGTCGACGCCGGCAAGGTGACCAATGCGGCGACCGCGACCGGCACCCCGCCGACCGGTCCGAATGTCAGTGACAGCTCCGACACCACCATCTCCGCCACCCCGGCCCCCAACCTGGAGTTGCTGAAGACGGTGAGCGCCACCGCGCTCGGTTCGCCGCCGAAGGCGGGCGACCTGCTGACCTACAGTTTCGCCGCAACGAACAATGGAAACGTCACCCTCACCGCGGTCGCCATCACCGACCAGCTCGCGGGAATCTCGGCCCTCACGTACACCTGGCCCGGAGTGGCCGGGACGCTGCTACCCGAGCAGACGGTGACCGCGACCGCGACCTACCCGATCACCCAAGCCGACATCGAAGCCGGAAGCGTCACCAATCAAGCGATCGCCAATGGCACCGCTCCCGGTGCCGTCCCCGTCCAATCCGATCCGGCGACGACTGAGGTGCCGCTCACCGCCGCCCCGGCCCTCACTCTGACGAAGGCGGTCGACGCATCGGCACTGAGCACCCCAACCGCGGTCGGCGACGTTCTCACTTACACGTTTACCGTGAAAAATACGGGTAATCTGGCGCTGACCGGCGTCGCCGTCACCGATCAGCTGGCCGGGCTCTCGGCCCTCACCTACACCTGGCCAGGGGCCGCCGGGGCGCTCGCTCCCGGGCAGAGCGCCACCGCCACCGCTACCTACGCCGTCACCCAGGACGACATCGACGCCGGCCACGTCCCGAACGCGGCAATCGCCCACGGCACCACCAACGGCGGGGCCGACACCCCCTCGAATGAGGCCACGACCGACACCCCGCTCACGACGGCGCCTGGCATCAGCCTGGTCAAGACGGCCGACGACTCGGCGCTGAGCGACCCGACCGTGGTCAGTGACACGATCACCTATTACTTCACGGCCACCAACACCGGCACCGTCACGCTCTCGAATGTCTCGATCGCCGATCAGCTGGCCGGGCTCGGCCCGATCACCTACTCCTGGAGCGGAGTCGTCGGGGTCCTCGCCCCGCAGCAGACCGTCACCGCGAGCGCGACCTACAGCGTCACCCAGGGCGACATCGACGCCGGGCACGTGGCGAACTCCGCCACTGCGACCGGCACGCCGCCGGGCAACCCGCCGACCACCTCGCCACCGACCGGTACCGACACGCCCCTGACCACCGGCCCGCAGCTGACCCTGGTGAAGTCGGCCAGCCCCTCGGATGAGGCCAGCTACACCCTGGGGCAGGCGATCACGTACTCCTTCGTCGTCACCAATTCGGGGACCGTCACGCTGTCGAACATCTCGATCGCCGAAGGCGCCTTCACCGGCTCGGGAACGATGACGGCGGCGACCTGTCCGCCCGGGCCACTCGCCCCGAACGGACAGCTGAC
Coding sequences within it:
- a CDS encoding conserved repeat domain-containing protein, with the protein product MARKTKDFTGSGRRTTIRRRLLSSLAVTALIGTMCVFATPPSGATPGTPGVPQSATDVFKETFENQNATATGIKLGSYTGGAAANTSTYVASPKWLPAAGQCNGWVLNAGTPLNNAVKNADAGCDTQAWTTLQSMGTAIGLFKGLPPATARTNQILSEFTNGNPAVQVGPGVEFQTAKPITTGIVPGHFYLASAVYAAANCASEKPSAGRGDPSLSFNIIDNQTGSGPAPGTGAGTIVNLATGLNPCTDAKASVINAGAYTYHVAALQSAAFRASASTTSLGLQLYNASGAALGNDSGFDDPSLIDATPQLDKVFSPSTAKVGQTSTLTLTITNTDDLQAKNGWTWTDNLPAGLTISGTATTNCPAGALTQTASTVTATGNLSAGLPSCTVSVPVTSATPGSFTNDATNITASSGVLPPGSTTVVFTDADTPSISLVKTSDVIGPAQYALGRLVTYSYKVTNTGNVPLSNVIVTEDAFSGSGTPSPIACPATALAPGANTTCTSTYTITQPDVDAGKVTNAATATGTPPTGPNVSDSSDTTISATPAPNLELLKTVSATALGSPPKAGDLLTYSFAATNNGNVTLTAVAITDQLAGISALTYTWPGVAGTLLPEQTVTATATYPITQADIEAGSVTNQAIANGTAPGAVPVQSDPATTEVPLTAAPALTLTKAVDASALSTPTAVGDVLTYTFTVKNTGNLALTGVAVTDQLAGLSALTYTWPGAAGALAPGQSATATATYAVTQDDIDAGHVPNAAIAHGTTNGGADTPSNEATTDTPLTTAPGISLVKTADDSALSDPTVVSDTITYYFTATNTGTVTLSNVSIADQLAGLGPITYSWSGVVGVLAPQQTVTASATYSVTQGDIDAGHVANSATATGTPPGNPPTTSPPTGTDTPLTTGPQLTLVKSASPSDEASYTLGQAITYSFVVTNSGTVTLSNISIAEGAFTGSGTMTAATCPPGPLAPNGQLTCTATYTLTQADINAGEVRNDATAHGSTPAGVDVPSNVSEAVIPASQSPAAALLKTASPTLVDTVGQIVSYSFRITNIGNVALNNVTVIENAFSGTGTPPDVTCPPEATTMLPGAVVTCTASYSATSADIAAGTITNTATVVATPPGTTDPVTTTPSTAQVPTLVPTPTPTPAPPKPTPTPAKPTPAATPAPDTTLAETGGGSGEGALALTGATPGPLLLDAAALILAGGLTLLIAHRRRQSRINRG